In Luteibaculum oceani, the DNA window CCATCCCAGGCAGGATTATCGGGTGTTCCGGTAAATACCAACTCCCCGTAGCGGTTGTAAACTCTAAACTCTTCGTAGGACTCCACTCCCCATCCTTGCGGATAAATCTCATCGTTAATGCCATCTCCATTGGGTGAAAAAGCATCGGGAACATCCAGGGAGTATTTGGTAGCATCTACACGAAGGATGTAGTCTGTCG includes these proteins:
- a CDS encoding T9SS type B sorting domain-containing protein; translation: TDYILRVDATKYSLDVPDAFSPNGDGINDEIYPQGWGVESYEEFRVYNRYGELVFTGTPDNPAWDGTVNGEPAAVDTYYFVVRAKMFDKRIREILHGEFRLIR